ccaatcagcctgttaccaacccttagtaaagttttggaaaaaactgtgtttgaccagatacaatgttattttacagtaaacaactTGACAACACACTTTCAGCACGCtgatagggaaggacattcaacaagcacttacagaaatgactgatgattttaatgtttttaaaattgtataactgccttaattttgccggaccccaggaagagtagctgctgccttggcaggaactaatggggatccataataaatacaaaaaacaaATGTTATGTCATGTAGCGATGATGTCACGTCTTGTAGTGATGATGTCACGTCTTGTAGTGATGATGTCACCTGGTGTGTATATGGAGGTGGGCGTGGCAGTGCGGGCAGGAGTGATGAGCATCCTGGAACCCTCGGACCAGGAACGGGATCAGACAGCATCCACAGATtaacctgtacacacacacacacacacacacacacacacacacacacacacacacacacacacacacacacacacacacacacacacacacacacacacacacagacacagacggacagacagacagacacgtttGCTATTACTGGCATTGCTCAGAAGGAGGCATCAGAGGGCCAATATTATAGTGGGCATTAACAGTGAATCAtgtgtttgtgactgtgtgtgtgtatgttacccCAATAGTATGAACAGGCTGCACATGGCCCATGCAGCCAAGCCAGGTTCGTATGTGACGACCGTCGTGACGCGCTGATGACAGTTAGAACACTGTGTCATACAGGGGGCATCGCCCAGCGGACCCACAGCCTCTGATTGGATGATCACCACCGTTGGGGAATGCTGCTGAACGCTCTCCATGTTGACAACTGACATAGAGAGAGTTCTGAGTTCAGAGCCATGTCTTTAGAGAGTTCTGATCAGAACCATGTCTTTAGAGAGTTCTGATCAGAGCCATGTCTTTAGAGAGTTCTGATCAGAGCCATGTCTTTAGAGAGTTCTGATCAGAACCATGTCTTTAGAGAGTTCTGATCAGAACCATGTCTTTAGAGAGTTCTGAGTTCAGAGCCATGTCTTTAGAGAGTTCTGATCAGAGCCATGTCTTTAGAGAGTTCTGATCAGAGCCATGTCTTTAGAGAGTTCTGATCAGAACCATGTCTTTAGAGAGTTCTGATCGGAGCCATGTCTTTAGAGAGTTCTGATCAGAACCATGTCTTTAGAGAGTTCTGATCAGAGCCATGTCTTTAGAGAGTTCTGATCAGAACCATGTCTTTAGAGAGTTCTGATCGGAGCCATGTCTTTAGAGAGTTCTGATCGGAGCCATGTCTTTAGAGAGTTCTGATCAGAACCATGTCTTTAGAGAGTTCTGATCAGAACCATGTCTTTAGAGAGTTCTGATCAGAGCCATGTCTTTAGAGAGTTCTGATCAGAACCATGTCTTTAGAGAGTTCTGATCAGAGCCATGTCTTTAGAGAGTTCTGATCAGAACCATGTCTTTAGAGAGTTCTGATCAGAACCATGTCTTTAGAGAGTTCTGATCAGAACCATGTCTTTAGAGAGTTCTGATCAGAGCCATGTCTTTAGAGAGTTCTGATCAGAACCATGTCTTTAGAGAGTTCTGATCAGAGCCATGTCTTTAGAGAGTTCTGATCAGAGCCATGTCTTTAGAGAGTTCTGATCAGAACCATGTCTTTAGAGAGTTCTGATCAGAGCCATGTCTTTAGAGAGTTCTGATCAGAACCATGTCTTTAGAGAGTTCTGATCAGAACCATGTCTTTAGAGAGTTCTGATCGGAGCCATGTCTATAGAGAGTTCTGATCGGAGCCATGTCTTTAGAGAGTTCTGATCGGAACCATGTCTTTAGAGAGTTCTGATCGGAGCCATGTCTTTAGAGAGTTCTGATCGGAGCCATGTCTTTAGAGAGTTCTGATCGGAGCCATGTCTTTAGAGAGTTCTGATCGGAGCCATGTCTTTAGAGAGTTCTGATCGGAGCCATGTCTTTAGAGAGTTCTGATCGGAGCCATGTCTTTAGAGAGTTCTGATCGGAGCCATGTCTTTAGAGAGTTCTGATCGGAACCATGTCTTTAGAGAGTTCTGATCGGAGCCATGTCTTTAGAGAGTTCTGATCGGAGCCATGTCTTTAGAGAGTTCTGATCGGAGCCATGTCTTTAGAGAGTTCTGATCGGAGCCATGTCTTTAGAGAGTTCTGATCGGAGCCATGTCTTTAGAGAGTTCTGATCGGAGCCATGTCTTTAGAGAGTTCTGATCGGAGCCATGTCTTTAGAGAGTTCTGATCGGAACCATGTCTTTAGAGAGTTCTGATCGGAACCATGTCTTTAGAGAGTTCTGATCGGAACCATGTCTTTAGAGAGTTCTGATCGGAACCATGTCTTTAGAGAGTTCTGATCGGAACCATGTCTTTAGAGAGTTCTGATCAGAACCATGTCTTTAGAGAGTTCTGATCAGAACCATGTCTTTAGAGAGTTCTGATCAGAACCATGTCTTTAGAGAGTTCTGATCAGAACCATGTCTTTAGAGAGTTCTGATCAGAGCCATGTCTTTAGAGAGTTCTGATCATGTATATTTTGCAACtttctaaatatatggctctggttcTGATTGGTGGAGAGTGATAGTTACTTTGTGTTGATTGGTGGAGGATGACGCCAGTCTGCTGCTGATTGGGTGGTGGCTGCCAGGTGGGCGGAGTCAGGACAGGAAACGGGTCTGACTGCATGGTGACTACAGAGACAACCAATCAGagaggagaacacacacacacacacacacacacacacacacacacacctacctgctTCTCCGTAGGTGGGTGGGGGTGTGTTTGGTGTTGGGTAGATAGGAAGGGAGGAGCGGGTTGCTATGGCGGTCGTGGGAGCGGGAGGATAGTGGGGGGACTGAGCGTCGTACGAAGGGGGGTCCATCAGGAAGACAACAGGAAGTAGCTGCCACAGACAGGAAGTAGCTGCCTCGGACAGGAAGTAGCTGCCTCAGACAGGAAGCAGCTGCCACAGACAGGAAGTAGATGAACCACGCTCCAATCAGAATCAGTCTCACAAGAACCAGAGTTAAATAGAGAAGCATTAGTCAAGGGGTCCTAGTACAGGACTACAACTGTCTGTTACATTAGTCAAGGGCTCCTAGTACAGGACtacaactgtctgtctgtctgtctgttacattaGTCAAGGGCTCCTAGTACAGGACtacaactgtctgtctgtctgttacattaGTCAAGGGGTCCTAGTACAGGACtacaactgtctgtctgtctgtctgttacattaGTCAAGGGGTCCTAGTACAGGGCtccaactgtctgtctgtctgtctgttacataaGTCAAGGGGTCCTAGTACAGGACtacaactgtctgtctgtctgtctgttacattaGTCAAGGGGTCCTAGTACAGGGCtccaactgtctgtctgtctgtctgttacattaGTCAAGGGGTCCTAGTACAGGGCtccaactgtctgtctgtctgtctgttacataaGTCAAGGGGTCCTAGTACAGGACtacaactgtctgtctgtctgtctgttacattaGTCAAGGGGTCCTAGTACAGGACtacaactgtctgtctgtctgttatattaGTCAAGGGGTCCTAGTACAGGGCtacaactgtctgtctgtctgtctgtctgttacattaGTCAAGGGGTCCTAGTACAGGGCtccaactgtctgtctgtctgtctgttacattaGTCAAGGGGTCCTAGTACAGGACtacaactgtctgtctgtctgtctgttacattaGTCAAGGGGTCCTAGTACAGGACtacaactgtctgtctgtctgttacattaGTCAAGGGGTCCTAGTACAGGGCtccaactgtctgtctgtctgtctgttacattaGTCAAGGGGTCCTAGTACAGGACTACAactgtctgtctgactacctgttatagagagtagtagtagtaacagtgtgttatagagagtagtagtagtaacagtgtgttatagagagtagtagtagtaacagtgtgttatagagagtagtagtagtaacagtgtgttatagagagtagtagtagtaacagtgttacctgttatagagagtagtagtagtaacagtgtgttatagagagtagtagtagtaacagtgtgttatagagagtagtagtagtaacagtgttacctgttatagagagtagtagtag
The sequence above is a segment of the Coregonus clupeaformis isolate EN_2021a unplaced genomic scaffold, ASM2061545v1 scaf1170, whole genome shotgun sequence genome. Coding sequences within it:
- the si:dkeyp-75b4.8 gene encoding lipopolysaccharide-induced tumor necrosis factor-alpha factor homolog yields the protein MDPPSYDAQSPHYPPAPTTAIATRSSLPIYPTPNTPPPTYGEAVTMQSDPFPVLTPPTWQPPPNQQQTGVILHQSTQIVNMESVQQHSPTVVIIQSEAVGPLGDAPCMTQCSNCHQRVTTVVTYEPGLAAWAMCSLFILLGLICGCCLIPFLVRGFQDAHHSCPHCHAHLHIHTR